The following are from one region of the Channa argus isolate prfri chromosome 6, Channa argus male v1.0, whole genome shotgun sequence genome:
- the LOC137129339 gene encoding neprilysin-like isoform X3 — translation MTETNPPKSAKKPRWTSLEIGLITIVSLLFIIIVALVILFATQKTDEICTTADCTQSASRLIENMDASVDPCDNFYQYACGGWLKKNIIPETSSRYSTFDILRDELEVILKGVLEKTVEGEATALTKAKTLYKSCTNESLIEQRGGAPLLDMLPDMFEWPIAVDNWEINYGKTWRLEDVIAKLNEKYGTQLLVNFFVGTDDRDSNSHIIHFDQQSSLGLLSRDYYTCTGPYAEACRAYEQFMIDLAKLVRADRALHINETSIREEVTRVMDLERDIANATDPPEDRNNPVLLYNKMELGNLNANFTLQFESQAFNWSYFTAKIMDTVNISVPDTEKVINYSPNYYRRLNLVLARYTKRDLQNYMVWRFAMNMVVGLSRAYRDTRKAFRMALTGTTSEAAVWRQCALYVNNNMDNAVGRLYVQEAFSEKSKELMEEMIKDIREVFISNLHDLTWMDAETKRAAEEKARAIRQRIGYSDNIIDDEYLNNEYKDLSYHADRYFENILQNLEHVQKKRLRKLRVKVNKEEWVTGAAVVNAFYSSSKNQIVFPAGILQPPFFSKGQTKSLNYGGIGMVIGHEITHGFDDNGRNYDKDGDLKDWWTPDSTHRFLELSKCIVDQYSNFSWDLANGLHLNGNNTLGENIADNGGIRQAYQAYKNYVKEHGEEPPLPGIDLSHDQLFFLNFAQVWCGTQRPEQAVNSIKIDVHSPGKFRVLGSLQNFPEFAKAFNCNKSSYMSPDNICRVW, via the exons CATCTCGTCTCATTGAGAACATGGATGCCAGCGTGGACCCTTGTGACAACTTCTACCAGTACGCCTGTGGAGGCTGGCTTAAAAAGAACATCATCCCAGAGACCAGCTCGAGATACAGCACCTTTGACATCTTGCGAGATGAGCTGGAGGTCATCCTCAAAg GGGTCCTTGAAAAAACTGTGGAGGGGGAAGCCACTGCTCTAACCAAGGCTAAGACCCTTTACAAGTCCTGCACAAATGAGA GTTTAATTGAGCAGAGAGGAGGGGCTCCTTTGCTCGACATGCTGCCAGACATGTTTGAGTGGCCTATAGCTGTGGACAACTGGGAAATCAACTATG GTAAAACATGGAGGTTGGAAGATGTCATTGCCAAGCTGAATGAGAAATATGGAACTCAACTCTTGGTGAACTTTTTTGTTGGCACCGACGACAGGGACTCAAATTCTCACATCATTCAT TTTGACCAGCAGTCCAGCCTCGGCCTTTTGTCCAGAGATTACTATACCTGCACTGGACCCTACGCAGAG GCGTGTCGGGCCTACGAGCAGTTCATGATCGACCTGGCTAAGCTGGTCCGTGCTGACCGAGCACTGCACATCAATGAAACCAGCATCAGAGAGGAGGTGACACGAGTTATGGACCTGGAGAGGGACATCGCCAAT gCTACTGATCCACCGGAGGATCGTAACAACCCCGTGTTGCTCTACAACAAGATGGAACTGGGCAATCTGAACGCCAACTTTACTCTTCAATTTGAATCCCAG GCATTTAACTGGAGTTACTTCACAGCTAAGATAATGGATACGGTGAACATCAGTGTTCCTGACACAGAGAAGGTCATAAACTACTCCCCCAACTATTACAGAAGACTCAACCTCGTCTTGGCCAGATATacaaagag GGATCTGCAGAACTACATGGTGTGGCGTTTTGCTATGAACATGGTGGTGGGCCTGAGCAGAGCTTACAGGGACACCAGGAAAGCCTTCCGCATG GCTCTGACTGGAACAACATCAGAAGCGGCAGTGTGGCGACAGTGTGCACTTTACGTCAACAACAACATGGACAACGCTGTAGGACGACTGTATGTGCAGGAGGCCTTCTCAGAAAAGAGCAAAGAACTG ATGGAGGAGATGATTAAAGATATTCGGGAAGTGTTCATTAGTAACCTCCATGACCTGACGTGGATGGATGCTGAGACCAAGAGAGCAGCTGAAGAGAAG GCCCGAGCTATTCGGCAGCGGATCGGGTACTCTGACAACATCATAGATGATGAATACCTTAACAATGAGTACAAAGAT CTCAGCTACCATGCAGATAGATACTTTGAAAACATCCTACAGAACCTGGAACATGTGCAGAAGAAGCGCCTACGGAAACTCAGAGTCAAAGTCAACAAAGAGGA GTGGGTAACTGGAGCTGCTGTTGTCAATGCCTTCTACTCATCCAGCAAAAACCAAATAG TGTTCCCTGCAGGGATCCTTCAGCCACCCTTCTTCAGCAAAGGCCAGACTAAATCTCTCAACTATGGTGGCATCGGCATGGTAATCGGTCACGAGATCACACATGGCTTCGATGACAATG gcCGTAATTATGACAAAGATGGTGACCTGAAGGACTGGTGGACACCAGACTCCACTCACAGGTTCCTGGAGCTGTCCAAGTGCATTGTGGATCAATACAGCAACTTCTCTTGGGACCTTGCAAACGGCCTTCAT TTAAATGGTAACAACACCCTTGGGGAGAACATTGCTGACAATGGAGGGATACGACAGGCATATCAG GCCTACAAGAACTACGTTAAAGAACATGGAGAAGAGCCACCACTACCAGGCATTGACCTTTCTCACGATCAACTCTTTTTCCTAAACTTCGCTCAG GTGTGGTGTGGAACACAACGACCAGAGCAAGCTGTTAATTCTATTAAAATAGATGTACACAGTCCAGGGAAATTCAG AGTACTGGGATCCCTTCAGAATTTCCCCGAGTTTGCCAAAGCATTTAACTGCAACAAGAGCAGTTACATGAGCCCCGACAACATCTGCCGTGTCTGGTGA
- the LOC137129339 gene encoding neprilysin-like isoform X2, with translation MRGKYSELIQVATEGRDLRMTETNPPKSAKKPRWTSLEIGLITIVSLLFIIIVALVILFATQKTDEICTTADCTQSASRLIENMDASVDPCDNFYQYACGGWLKKNIIPETSSRYSTFDILRDELEVILKGVLEKTVEGEATALTKAKTLYKSCTNESLIEQRGGAPLLDMLPDMFEWPIAVDNWEINYGKTWRLEDVIAKLNEKYGTQLLVNFFVGTDDRDSNSHIIHFDQQSSLGLLSRDYYTCTGPYAEACRAYEQFMIDLAKLVRADRALHINETSIREEVTRVMDLERDIANATDPPEDRNNPVLLYNKMELGNLNANFTLQFESQAFNWSYFTAKIMDTVNISVPDTEKVINYSPNYYRRLNLVLARYTKRDLQNYMVWRFAMNMVVGLSRAYRDTRKAFRMALTGTTSEAAVWRQCALYVNNNMDNAVGRLYVQEAFSEKSKELMEEMIKDIREVFISNLHDLTWMDAETKRAAEEKARAIRQRIGYSDNIIDDEYLNNEYKDLSYHADRYFENILQNLEHVQKKRLRKLRVKVNKEEWVTGAAVVNAFYSSSKNQIVFPAGILQPPFFSKGQTKSLNYGGIGMVIGHEITHGFDDNGRNYDKDGDLKDWWTPDSTHRFLELSKCIVDQYSNFSWDLANGLHLNGNNTLGENIADNGGIRQAYQAYKNYVKEHGEEPPLPGIDLSHDQLFFLNFAQVWCGTQRPEQAVNSIKIDVHSPGKFRVLGSLQNFPEFAKAFNCNKSSYMSPDNICRVW, from the exons CATCTCGTCTCATTGAGAACATGGATGCCAGCGTGGACCCTTGTGACAACTTCTACCAGTACGCCTGTGGAGGCTGGCTTAAAAAGAACATCATCCCAGAGACCAGCTCGAGATACAGCACCTTTGACATCTTGCGAGATGAGCTGGAGGTCATCCTCAAAg GGGTCCTTGAAAAAACTGTGGAGGGGGAAGCCACTGCTCTAACCAAGGCTAAGACCCTTTACAAGTCCTGCACAAATGAGA GTTTAATTGAGCAGAGAGGAGGGGCTCCTTTGCTCGACATGCTGCCAGACATGTTTGAGTGGCCTATAGCTGTGGACAACTGGGAAATCAACTATG GTAAAACATGGAGGTTGGAAGATGTCATTGCCAAGCTGAATGAGAAATATGGAACTCAACTCTTGGTGAACTTTTTTGTTGGCACCGACGACAGGGACTCAAATTCTCACATCATTCAT TTTGACCAGCAGTCCAGCCTCGGCCTTTTGTCCAGAGATTACTATACCTGCACTGGACCCTACGCAGAG GCGTGTCGGGCCTACGAGCAGTTCATGATCGACCTGGCTAAGCTGGTCCGTGCTGACCGAGCACTGCACATCAATGAAACCAGCATCAGAGAGGAGGTGACACGAGTTATGGACCTGGAGAGGGACATCGCCAAT gCTACTGATCCACCGGAGGATCGTAACAACCCCGTGTTGCTCTACAACAAGATGGAACTGGGCAATCTGAACGCCAACTTTACTCTTCAATTTGAATCCCAG GCATTTAACTGGAGTTACTTCACAGCTAAGATAATGGATACGGTGAACATCAGTGTTCCTGACACAGAGAAGGTCATAAACTACTCCCCCAACTATTACAGAAGACTCAACCTCGTCTTGGCCAGATATacaaagag GGATCTGCAGAACTACATGGTGTGGCGTTTTGCTATGAACATGGTGGTGGGCCTGAGCAGAGCTTACAGGGACACCAGGAAAGCCTTCCGCATG GCTCTGACTGGAACAACATCAGAAGCGGCAGTGTGGCGACAGTGTGCACTTTACGTCAACAACAACATGGACAACGCTGTAGGACGACTGTATGTGCAGGAGGCCTTCTCAGAAAAGAGCAAAGAACTG ATGGAGGAGATGATTAAAGATATTCGGGAAGTGTTCATTAGTAACCTCCATGACCTGACGTGGATGGATGCTGAGACCAAGAGAGCAGCTGAAGAGAAG GCCCGAGCTATTCGGCAGCGGATCGGGTACTCTGACAACATCATAGATGATGAATACCTTAACAATGAGTACAAAGAT CTCAGCTACCATGCAGATAGATACTTTGAAAACATCCTACAGAACCTGGAACATGTGCAGAAGAAGCGCCTACGGAAACTCAGAGTCAAAGTCAACAAAGAGGA GTGGGTAACTGGAGCTGCTGTTGTCAATGCCTTCTACTCATCCAGCAAAAACCAAATAG TGTTCCCTGCAGGGATCCTTCAGCCACCCTTCTTCAGCAAAGGCCAGACTAAATCTCTCAACTATGGTGGCATCGGCATGGTAATCGGTCACGAGATCACACATGGCTTCGATGACAATG gcCGTAATTATGACAAAGATGGTGACCTGAAGGACTGGTGGACACCAGACTCCACTCACAGGTTCCTGGAGCTGTCCAAGTGCATTGTGGATCAATACAGCAACTTCTCTTGGGACCTTGCAAACGGCCTTCAT TTAAATGGTAACAACACCCTTGGGGAGAACATTGCTGACAATGGAGGGATACGACAGGCATATCAG GCCTACAAGAACTACGTTAAAGAACATGGAGAAGAGCCACCACTACCAGGCATTGACCTTTCTCACGATCAACTCTTTTTCCTAAACTTCGCTCAG GTGTGGTGTGGAACACAACGACCAGAGCAAGCTGTTAATTCTATTAAAATAGATGTACACAGTCCAGGGAAATTCAG AGTACTGGGATCCCTTCAGAATTTCCCCGAGTTTGCCAAAGCATTTAACTGCAACAAGAGCAGTTACATGAGCCCCGACAACATCTGCCGTGTCTGGTGA